In Pseudomonas sp. Leaf58, one DNA window encodes the following:
- a CDS encoding NEL-type E3 ubiquitin ligase domain-containing protein, which yields MHNSLNSAQALPTTLDLERGFQDGILARRLPAWLGHLTLASPDNVQPPHVSVTADQLAALLQALQDSFDYRQRLQRQLALLQGIHEFSKPLLHRALSEKLHCQQDPDSLFYRHTYFTVSPEPELATGHLPQQEKNHYDIPLVDAALANVTADEASPGNLPRSDCLVDAAGVVVPGVSAPALAKMCRQLDLGERYQEHLDSVLYASANGAEGMQATLKAQLVANMRVDAFKAMTESALTRAELALILGVCSSGEPGTFAGDPVTARQLQAFGCTLEQLVVLHITHTTLGFTRTKRVLVYLPGDPVSPWCAAPDLDTFIRRTLGKRLADPQYQRFFSRFVRLRDQAGFFARVAEALVDVTAAASRDMEQHLADYALPLFDHLARARLEAIKDDAAFIAVPVRMIDSAVQQAQRERLQAGSWAAASVAGLFVPAIGAVMLAATAWDMLQDAFHAVQSWREGDTRAAVEHLLNIANTVITVGITSVLAGAVVRKTDLVEQLVTARLEDGSEKLWRFDLAPFRSEPPGLQAQPNAEGVYRLGGRCWVNMQGYFYEVVQGDDEQWRMLPKQGHGPQLRHNGAGAWRVWCEQPVEWDDTHRMFRRLGGEFRQLEDDQIDQVLAIHGMEADALRGLHVCGQAPHACLVDTVSRVRLANRIKLLVSQLRGGGAVADAALLARAQRWQGTAAVANDELAGYLWSRRRSLLGQLYYEQYPLTGDTQALQRDFASLHRLAAEHLLATANPDDLLISAAALAKRIRCVRVHEALLFDTPQTLDLARFTFGMLERMPGVEVGPRWQLFDGDAAAPLLSTRGGARQLQLRYRDGLFHLCDAQGGALGAAGELFQLLANGYTREQRAALAIGQPFAQQLRSELARRVAHQREVIAEVLGIRPSNGGVFMPLRLANGRIGYPLSGWRQCLGLGRGVVRNLAAELRDLYPGFDDDEVEHWLEQLRASQRDPATELAALKQQLGTLRRSLKHWPASTLKAWAWKARREFARGLVDCWRYLVPKHLGAVNAGRGFLLSCCSSDLDALPAIPATVSFAHVSELALRSLQINTVPDTFLHAFSTLSALNITHCRLRTLSLSQAMAARLQVLDLSNNQIGPDGGMPALLHACHSLVYLNLSHNPLRVALSVTGMPRLNALMLRGAQLTQMPAGVTEAPSLHTLDVSHNAIRTLPYGFYRSDLWATRRVWLAGNPLLRDQDAWHEILEDQVPTMLRWIDLVQPAERDRMADIWGKLNGQEGARDFFHLLQRLTSSADFQQAFLARYLALRVLRMLVLMNEQPLLCTELYAHARTEHCQDNATLRFSDLEVRVRTWKALHGNVADDPERALLHLGGQCWRLGVLDQVGGLHAVRAGRPEESLEFALAYRLALADDLDLPIEHDEMLNPGVANLSQQDIEDAAQLVRVAQSREALVDYLATATFWKEHLTRAFATRLSTPHFFHAELEALVEREAAQAEIDRLQDRVQQWELNVIKQLTREALGRHLTAVMMPVAAPW from the coding sequence ATGCACAACAGTCTCAACTCGGCGCAAGCACTGCCCACCACCCTGGACCTGGAGCGAGGCTTTCAGGACGGCATCCTCGCTCGTCGGCTACCGGCCTGGCTAGGCCACCTGACCCTGGCAAGCCCTGACAATGTACAGCCGCCACATGTTTCGGTGACGGCTGACCAACTGGCAGCGCTGCTGCAGGCTCTGCAGGACAGTTTCGACTACCGGCAGCGCCTGCAGCGTCAACTGGCCCTGCTGCAAGGCATCCATGAGTTCAGCAAGCCTCTGCTGCATCGGGCGCTGAGCGAGAAACTGCATTGTCAGCAAGACCCCGATTCGCTGTTCTACCGCCATACCTATTTCACCGTTTCGCCTGAGCCCGAACTCGCCACGGGTCACCTACCGCAGCAGGAAAAAAACCACTACGACATTCCGCTAGTCGATGCTGCGTTGGCTAACGTCACCGCAGATGAAGCAAGCCCGGGCAACCTGCCGCGCAGCGACTGCCTGGTGGACGCGGCGGGCGTGGTGGTACCGGGGGTGAGCGCCCCGGCGTTGGCCAAGATGTGCCGTCAACTGGACCTCGGGGAGCGTTACCAGGAACACCTGGATTCGGTGCTGTACGCATCCGCCAACGGCGCCGAGGGCATGCAGGCCACGCTCAAGGCACAGCTGGTGGCGAACATGCGGGTGGACGCCTTCAAGGCCATGACCGAGTCGGCCCTGACCCGGGCTGAGCTGGCCTTGATCCTGGGGGTGTGCAGCAGCGGCGAGCCTGGCACGTTCGCGGGCGACCCGGTCACCGCCAGGCAGCTGCAAGCCTTCGGTTGCACGCTGGAGCAGCTCGTCGTGCTGCATATCACCCACACCACGCTGGGTTTTACCCGTACCAAGCGCGTGCTGGTGTACCTGCCCGGCGACCCGGTCAGTCCCTGGTGTGCTGCGCCAGACCTCGACACCTTTATCCGTAGAACCTTGGGCAAACGCCTTGCCGACCCTCAGTACCAGCGTTTCTTCAGCCGCTTCGTGCGCCTGCGGGACCAGGCCGGTTTTTTCGCCCGCGTTGCTGAAGCGCTTGTGGATGTGACCGCAGCGGCCTCGCGGGACATGGAGCAGCACCTGGCCGACTATGCACTGCCCTTGTTCGACCACCTGGCGCGGGCACGTCTCGAGGCGATCAAGGACGATGCGGCGTTCATCGCGGTACCGGTGCGCATGATCGACAGCGCAGTACAGCAGGCGCAGCGTGAACGCCTACAGGCCGGCAGCTGGGCGGCGGCTAGTGTAGCGGGGCTGTTCGTGCCGGCCATTGGCGCGGTGATGCTGGCCGCCACGGCCTGGGACATGCTCCAGGATGCGTTCCATGCGGTGCAAAGCTGGCGTGAGGGCGATACCCGTGCTGCGGTCGAGCACCTGCTGAACATCGCCAACACGGTCATCACGGTGGGTATCACGTCGGTGCTGGCCGGAGCAGTAGTGCGCAAAACCGACCTGGTCGAACAATTGGTCACGGCGCGGCTCGAGGATGGCAGCGAAAAGCTCTGGCGCTTCGATCTGGCGCCGTTTCGCAGCGAGCCGCCTGGGTTGCAGGCGCAGCCCAACGCCGAAGGGGTGTACCGCCTGGGCGGGCGTTGCTGGGTGAACATGCAGGGCTACTTCTACGAAGTGGTGCAGGGCGACGACGAGCAATGGCGCATGCTGCCCAAGCAAGGGCACGGCCCGCAGCTACGCCATAACGGGGCTGGCGCATGGCGGGTGTGGTGCGAGCAGCCGGTGGAGTGGGATGACACACACCGGATGTTCCGGCGGCTGGGCGGTGAGTTTCGACAGCTGGAAGACGACCAGATCGACCAGGTGTTGGCTATCCATGGGATGGAGGCGGACGCTTTGCGTGGCCTGCATGTGTGCGGCCAGGCACCGCACGCTTGCCTGGTGGACACTGTCAGCCGGGTCAGGCTGGCAAACCGCATCAAGCTGTTGGTCAGCCAGCTGCGCGGCGGCGGGGCGGTGGCCGATGCTGCACTGCTGGCACGGGCGCAGCGCTGGCAAGGCACAGCGGCCGTGGCGAATGACGAACTGGCCGGTTACCTCTGGAGCCGGCGCCGTTCATTGCTGGGGCAGCTGTATTATGAGCAGTACCCGCTGACCGGCGATACCCAGGCATTGCAGCGTGATTTTGCCAGCTTGCACCGGCTGGCGGCGGAGCACTTGCTGGCTACGGCAAACCCGGACGACCTGTTGATTTCGGCCGCGGCACTGGCCAAGCGCATCCGCTGTGTGCGGGTACACGAAGCCCTGTTGTTCGATACCCCGCAAACCCTGGACCTTGCGCGTTTCACCTTTGGCATGCTCGAGCGGATGCCAGGCGTAGAGGTTGGCCCGCGTTGGCAATTGTTCGACGGTGACGCCGCTGCGCCGCTGCTCAGCACCCGGGGAGGCGCTCGGCAGTTGCAGCTGCGGTACCGGGATGGCCTGTTCCACCTTTGCGATGCCCAAGGGGGGGCGCTGGGCGCTGCGGGCGAATTGTTCCAGTTGCTTGCCAACGGCTACACCCGTGAGCAGCGCGCGGCATTGGCCATTGGCCAACCGTTCGCCCAGCAGCTACGCAGCGAGCTGGCGCGGCGGGTGGCGCACCAGCGCGAAGTGATCGCCGAAGTGCTTGGCATCAGGCCCTCGAATGGCGGGGTGTTCATGCCATTACGCTTGGCCAATGGCCGCATCGGTTACCCGTTGAGTGGCTGGCGCCAGTGCCTGGGCCTGGGCCGGGGCGTGGTCAGGAACCTGGCCGCGGAACTGCGTGACCTTTACCCAGGCTTTGACGATGACGAAGTCGAGCACTGGCTGGAGCAGTTGCGGGCTTCGCAACGTGACCCCGCTACCGAATTGGCCGCCCTGAAACAGCAGTTAGGCACGCTGCGTCGATCCTTGAAGCACTGGCCGGCGAGCACGCTCAAGGCCTGGGCCTGGAAGGCGCGCCGCGAATTTGCCCGCGGCCTCGTCGACTGCTGGCGCTACCTGGTGCCCAAGCACTTGGGGGCGGTAAATGCAGGCCGTGGTTTTCTGCTGAGTTGCTGCAGCAGTGACCTGGATGCGCTGCCGGCTATCCCGGCGACGGTCAGTTTTGCCCACGTGTCAGAGCTGGCGTTACGGTCTTTGCAGATAAACACCGTGCCCGACACATTTCTGCATGCCTTTTCCACGCTGAGCGCGCTGAATATCACCCATTGTCGGTTGCGCACGTTGTCGTTGTCCCAGGCCATGGCCGCTCGCTTGCAGGTACTGGACCTGTCGAACAACCAGATTGGGCCCGATGGCGGCATGCCAGCCCTGCTGCATGCCTGTCACTCTCTGGTGTACCTCAACCTGTCCCATAACCCGTTACGCGTAGCGCTATCAGTGACGGGCATGCCCCGGCTCAATGCCCTGATGCTGCGGGGCGCGCAGTTGACGCAGATGCCTGCCGGGGTCACGGAGGCACCGTCTCTTCACACGCTGGACGTCAGCCACAACGCGATCCGTACCTTGCCGTACGGTTTTTATCGTTCGGACTTGTGGGCCACCAGACGGGTCTGGCTCGCAGGCAATCCTTTGCTCCGCGACCAGGATGCCTGGCACGAAATCCTTGAGGACCAGGTGCCAACGATGCTGCGCTGGATCGACCTGGTGCAACCCGCTGAACGTGACCGCATGGCCGATATCTGGGGCAAGCTCAATGGCCAGGAGGGGGCAAGAGACTTTTTTCACCTGCTGCAGCGTCTGACCAGCTCGGCCGATTTCCAACAGGCATTCCTGGCGCGCTACCTGGCGTTGAGGGTGCTGCGCATGCTGGTGTTGATGAACGAACAGCCGCTGCTGTGTACAGAACTGTACGCGCATGCGCGGACCGAGCATTGTCAGGACAATGCAACCCTGCGCTTCAGCGACCTGGAGGTACGGGTGCGCACGTGGAAAGCGCTGCACGGCAACGTGGCCGACGACCCGGAGCGGGCACTGTTGCACCTGGGCGGGCAATGCTGGCGGTTGGGTGTCCTCGACCAGGTGGGTGGCCTGCATGCTGTGCGTGCTGGCCGGCCTGAGGAGTCGTTGGAGTTCGCGCTGGCCTACCGGCTGGCGCTAGCCGATGACCTGGACCTGCCCATCGAGCACGATGAAATGCTCAACCCCGGTGTTGCCAACCTGTCGCAGCAGGATATCGAGGACGCCGCGCAGTTGGTGCGGGTGGCCCAGTCCAGAGAAGCGCTAGTTGATTACCTGGCGACCGCAACGTTCTGGAAGGAGCACCTCACACGCGCGTTTGCAACGCGTTTGAGTACGCCGCATTTCTTTCATGCCGAACTGGAAGCGCTGGTCGAGCGCGAGGCTGCGCAAGCGGAAATCGACCGGCTTCAGGACCGCGTGCAGCAGTGGGAGCTCAATGTGATCAAGCAACTGACACGTGAAGCGTTGGGCCGTCACCTCACCGCGGTAATGATGCCCGTGGCAGCGCCCTGGTAG